The Perca fluviatilis chromosome 2, GENO_Pfluv_1.0, whole genome shotgun sequence genome includes a region encoding these proteins:
- the LOC120574272 gene encoding cGMP-dependent 3',5'-cyclic phosphodiesterase isoform X1, with product MGQACGHALLCRNQPPSSEIRGQQVFLRPEESSAPALTTRQSTTLSEQLQDALLRLAAVVDACSLRAALRDSIQELLPSTECVCVYMLEGCSRLLSDDPPHELPQEGKIRSIADQLKRCQCAGLPLSELPEKYRTCLAAPLPAHRRAVVIPLLDQERDKAIAVLLVGCNPLSDQDELHLNMLEKHASVACTRVQAVQTSYRPPLSPSPIQSHNALLQLNVSDQDYCELDRNILQLCGELFDLDAASLQLKVINYLQQQTQSQCCCLLLVSEDNHQVFCQVVGDKVLEEEISFPLMFGRFGQVVEKKKSITLQDISAEERRQLSSMLGCEISSMLCVPVASRATGQVVALACAFNKQGGQRHTEADEHAIQHCFCYTSTVLTSTLAFQKEQKLKVECQALLQVAKNLFTHLDDVSVLLQEIIVEARNLSDAEICSVFLLDRVSHELVAKVFDGGVVSDEENEFRIPADQGIAGHVATTGQILNIKDAYSHPLFYRGVDDSTGFKTRNILCFPIKDENNEVIGVAELVNKMNGPWFNRFDEDLATAFSIYCGISIAHSLLYKRVHEAQFRSHLANEMMMYHMKVSEEEVTKLLVTGIEPVTEIHSCFAEFTYTPRSLPDETTPLCVLSMFEDMGFINTYKIDLHTLARFCLMVKKGYRDPPYHNWMHAFSVSHFCYLLYKNLGLSNYLEDIEILALFVSCMCHDLDHRGTNNSFQVASQSVLAALYSSEGSVMERHHFAQAIAILNTHGCNIFEKFNRKDYTRMLDLIRDIILATDLAHHLRIFKDLQKMADDGYNPKNGAHRSMLLCLLMTSCDLSDQTKGWKTTRKIAELIYKEFFSQGDLEKAMGNRPSEMMDREKAYIPELQISFMEHIAMPIYKLLSELLPEATELYERVAANREQWTKVSHKFTIRGLPSNNSLDFLDQEYELLQSQGAFGSDDHCLNGCLDDAEGGRGQ from the exons GATGCTTTGCTGCGGCTGGCAGCGGTTGTCGACGCATGCTCGCTTCGAGCAGCCCTCCGAGACAGCATACAGGAGCTGCTACCCAGCACG gagtgtgtatgtgtctacATGCTGGAGGGATGTTCGAGGCTACTATCTGACGACCCGCCGCACGAACTGCCACAGGAGGGAAagatcag GAGTATCGCGGACCAGCTGAAGCGATGTCAGTGTGCTGGCCTTCCTCTGTCTGAACTGCCAGAGAAATATAGAACCTGCCTCGCAGCACCGTTACCAGCACACAGAAGAG CTGTTGTCATTCCTCTCTTGGATCAGGAGCGGGACAAAGCCATCGCTGTTCTATTG gtgGGCTGTAATCCACTATCTGATCAGGATGAACTGCATCTTAACATGCTGGAGAAACAT GCCTCAGTGGCGTGTACACGAGTCCAGGCTGTTCAGACGTCCTACCGGCCTCCTCTCAGCCCCTCTCCCATACAgtcccacaatgcactgctgcAACTCAACGTCTCAGACCAGGACTACTGCGAACTGGACCGCAACATTCTGCAACTCTGTG GTGAGCTCTTTGACCTTGATGCAGCCTCTCTCCAGCTCAAAGTCATCAATTAT ctgcagcagcagactCAGTCGCAGTGTTGTTGTTTGCTGCTGGTGTCGGAGGACAACCACCAGGTTTTCTGCcag GTAGTTGGAGACAAAGTCCTGGAGGAGGAGATCAGCTTCCCG CTGATGTTTGGACGCTTTGGTCAGGTTGTAGAGAAGAAGAAGTCAATTACTCTTCAGGACATCAGTGCT GAGGAGCGTAGGCAGCTGTCCAGCATGTTGGGCTGTGAGATCTCATCCATGCTTTGTGTACCAGTGGCCAGCAGGGCCACCGGTCAGGTGGTGGCGCTAGCATGCGCCTTCAACAAGCAGGGTGGGCagag acacacagaggcagaTGAGCATGCAATCCAGCACTGTTTCTGCTACACTTCAACGGTCCTCACTTCAACTTTGGCCTTTCAGAAAGAACAGAAACTCAAAGTGGAGTGCCAG GCGCTCTTACAAGTGGCCAAGAATCTCTTCACACACTTGG ATGATGTGTCAGTGCTGTTACAGGAAATTATAGTGGAGGCCAGGAACCTCAGTGATGCAGAGAT CTGTTCAGTGTTCCTGCTGGATCGTGTCAGTCATGAGTTGGTTGCAAAGGTGTTTGACGGAGGCGTGGTTAGTGACGAGGAG AATGAATTTCGTATTCCAGCAGATCAGGGTATTGCAGGTCACGTGGCGACCACGGGTCAGATCTTGAACATTAAGGACGCCTACTCCCATCCTCTCTTCTACCGCGGAGTGGACGACAGCACCGGCTTCAAGACTCGCAACATCCTCTGCTTCCCCATCAAAGATGAGAATAATG AGGTGATCGGGGTAGCCGAGTTGGTGAATAAAATGAACGGGCCATGGTTCAACCGCTTTGACGAGGACTTGGCCACGGCTTTCTCCATCTACTGTGGTATCAGCATTGCCCAT TCTCTGCTCTACAAGAGAGTCCATGAAGCTCAGTTCAGGTCCCACCTGGCCAATGAGATGATGATGTACCATATGAAG GTTTCAGAGGAAGAGGTGACTAAGCTGCTGGTGACGGGGATTGAACCCGTGACAGAGATCCACTCATGCTTCGCCGAGTTCACATACACACCTCGCTCCCTACCTGATGAAACCACGCCGTTG tgcGTCCTCAGCATGTTTGAAGACATGGGTTTCATCAACACATACAAGATTGACCTGCATACTCTCGCCAG GTTCTGTCTGATGGTGAAGAAAGGCTACAGGGACCCTCCCTACCACAACTGGATGCATGCCTTCTCCGTCTCACACTTCTGCTACCTGCTCTACAAAAACCTAGGGCTGTCCAACTACCTCGA GGACATAGAGATTCTAGCTCTCTTTGTCTCCTGTATGTGCCATGACCTGGACCACCGTGGCACCAACAATTCTTTCCAAGTCGCCTCA CAATCTGTGCTGGCTGCTCTCTACAGCTCAGAGGGATCTGTGATGGAG AGACATCACTTTGCCCAGGCCATTGCCATTCTGAACACTCATGGCTGCAACATCTTTGAGAAGTTCAACAGGAAG gaCTACACGCGCATGCTGGATTTGATTAGAGACATCATTCTGGCTACAGACTTGGCTCACCACCTTCGCATTTTCAAGGACTTGCAGAAGATGGCTGACG ACGGATACAACCCAAAAAACGGTGCCCACCGCTCCATGCTGCTGTGCCTCTTGATGACATCATGTGACCTGTCGGACCAAACCAAGGGCTGGAAAACCACACGCAAAATTGCT GAGCTGATTTATAAAGAGTTCTTCTCTCAAGGAGATCTG gaaAAAGCCATGGGGAACAGGCCCAGTGAGATgatggacagagagaaagcGTACATCCCGGAACTACAAATAAGTTTCATGGAACATATTGCGATGCCTATTTACAA GCTCTTATCCGAGCTGCTTCCTGAGGCCACTGAGCTGTACGAGAGAGTGGCGGCAAATCGGGAGCAGTGGACCAAAGTGTCCCACAAGTTCACCATCCGTGGGTTGCCTAGCAACAACAGCCTAGACTTCCTGGACCAGGAATATGAGCTTCTGCAGTCCCAGGGGGCTTTCGGGAGCGACGACCACTGCCTCAATGGTTGCCTTGACGATGCAGAAGGAGGAAGGGGTCAGTGA
- the LOC120574272 gene encoding cGMP-dependent 3',5'-cyclic phosphodiesterase isoform X2, translating into MTALERKKGKDLRGQQVFLRPEESSAPALTTRQSTTLSEQLQDALLRLAAVVDACSLRAALRDSIQELLPSTECVCVYMLEGCSRLLSDDPPHELPQEGKIRSIADQLKRCQCAGLPLSELPEKYRTCLAAPLPAHRRAVVIPLLDQERDKAIAVLLVGCNPLSDQDELHLNMLEKHASVACTRVQAVQTSYRPPLSPSPIQSHNALLQLNVSDQDYCELDRNILQLCGELFDLDAASLQLKVINYLQQQTQSQCCCLLLVSEDNHQVFCQVVGDKVLEEEISFPLMFGRFGQVVEKKKSITLQDISAEERRQLSSMLGCEISSMLCVPVASRATGQVVALACAFNKQGGQRHTEADEHAIQHCFCYTSTVLTSTLAFQKEQKLKVECQALLQVAKNLFTHLDDVSVLLQEIIVEARNLSDAEICSVFLLDRVSHELVAKVFDGGVVSDEENEFRIPADQGIAGHVATTGQILNIKDAYSHPLFYRGVDDSTGFKTRNILCFPIKDENNEVIGVAELVNKMNGPWFNRFDEDLATAFSIYCGISIAHSLLYKRVHEAQFRSHLANEMMMYHMKVSEEEVTKLLVTGIEPVTEIHSCFAEFTYTPRSLPDETTPLCVLSMFEDMGFINTYKIDLHTLARFCLMVKKGYRDPPYHNWMHAFSVSHFCYLLYKNLGLSNYLEDIEILALFVSCMCHDLDHRGTNNSFQVASQSVLAALYSSEGSVMERHHFAQAIAILNTHGCNIFEKFNRKDYTRMLDLIRDIILATDLAHHLRIFKDLQKMADDGYNPKNGAHRSMLLCLLMTSCDLSDQTKGWKTTRKIAELIYKEFFSQGDLEKAMGNRPSEMMDREKAYIPELQISFMEHIAMPIYKLLSELLPEATELYERVAANREQWTKVSHKFTIRGLPSNNSLDFLDQEYELLQSQGAFGSDDHCLNGCLDDAEGGRGQ; encoded by the exons GATGCTTTGCTGCGGCTGGCAGCGGTTGTCGACGCATGCTCGCTTCGAGCAGCCCTCCGAGACAGCATACAGGAGCTGCTACCCAGCACG gagtgtgtatgtgtctacATGCTGGAGGGATGTTCGAGGCTACTATCTGACGACCCGCCGCACGAACTGCCACAGGAGGGAAagatcag GAGTATCGCGGACCAGCTGAAGCGATGTCAGTGTGCTGGCCTTCCTCTGTCTGAACTGCCAGAGAAATATAGAACCTGCCTCGCAGCACCGTTACCAGCACACAGAAGAG CTGTTGTCATTCCTCTCTTGGATCAGGAGCGGGACAAAGCCATCGCTGTTCTATTG gtgGGCTGTAATCCACTATCTGATCAGGATGAACTGCATCTTAACATGCTGGAGAAACAT GCCTCAGTGGCGTGTACACGAGTCCAGGCTGTTCAGACGTCCTACCGGCCTCCTCTCAGCCCCTCTCCCATACAgtcccacaatgcactgctgcAACTCAACGTCTCAGACCAGGACTACTGCGAACTGGACCGCAACATTCTGCAACTCTGTG GTGAGCTCTTTGACCTTGATGCAGCCTCTCTCCAGCTCAAAGTCATCAATTAT ctgcagcagcagactCAGTCGCAGTGTTGTTGTTTGCTGCTGGTGTCGGAGGACAACCACCAGGTTTTCTGCcag GTAGTTGGAGACAAAGTCCTGGAGGAGGAGATCAGCTTCCCG CTGATGTTTGGACGCTTTGGTCAGGTTGTAGAGAAGAAGAAGTCAATTACTCTTCAGGACATCAGTGCT GAGGAGCGTAGGCAGCTGTCCAGCATGTTGGGCTGTGAGATCTCATCCATGCTTTGTGTACCAGTGGCCAGCAGGGCCACCGGTCAGGTGGTGGCGCTAGCATGCGCCTTCAACAAGCAGGGTGGGCagag acacacagaggcagaTGAGCATGCAATCCAGCACTGTTTCTGCTACACTTCAACGGTCCTCACTTCAACTTTGGCCTTTCAGAAAGAACAGAAACTCAAAGTGGAGTGCCAG GCGCTCTTACAAGTGGCCAAGAATCTCTTCACACACTTGG ATGATGTGTCAGTGCTGTTACAGGAAATTATAGTGGAGGCCAGGAACCTCAGTGATGCAGAGAT CTGTTCAGTGTTCCTGCTGGATCGTGTCAGTCATGAGTTGGTTGCAAAGGTGTTTGACGGAGGCGTGGTTAGTGACGAGGAG AATGAATTTCGTATTCCAGCAGATCAGGGTATTGCAGGTCACGTGGCGACCACGGGTCAGATCTTGAACATTAAGGACGCCTACTCCCATCCTCTCTTCTACCGCGGAGTGGACGACAGCACCGGCTTCAAGACTCGCAACATCCTCTGCTTCCCCATCAAAGATGAGAATAATG AGGTGATCGGGGTAGCCGAGTTGGTGAATAAAATGAACGGGCCATGGTTCAACCGCTTTGACGAGGACTTGGCCACGGCTTTCTCCATCTACTGTGGTATCAGCATTGCCCAT TCTCTGCTCTACAAGAGAGTCCATGAAGCTCAGTTCAGGTCCCACCTGGCCAATGAGATGATGATGTACCATATGAAG GTTTCAGAGGAAGAGGTGACTAAGCTGCTGGTGACGGGGATTGAACCCGTGACAGAGATCCACTCATGCTTCGCCGAGTTCACATACACACCTCGCTCCCTACCTGATGAAACCACGCCGTTG tgcGTCCTCAGCATGTTTGAAGACATGGGTTTCATCAACACATACAAGATTGACCTGCATACTCTCGCCAG GTTCTGTCTGATGGTGAAGAAAGGCTACAGGGACCCTCCCTACCACAACTGGATGCATGCCTTCTCCGTCTCACACTTCTGCTACCTGCTCTACAAAAACCTAGGGCTGTCCAACTACCTCGA GGACATAGAGATTCTAGCTCTCTTTGTCTCCTGTATGTGCCATGACCTGGACCACCGTGGCACCAACAATTCTTTCCAAGTCGCCTCA CAATCTGTGCTGGCTGCTCTCTACAGCTCAGAGGGATCTGTGATGGAG AGACATCACTTTGCCCAGGCCATTGCCATTCTGAACACTCATGGCTGCAACATCTTTGAGAAGTTCAACAGGAAG gaCTACACGCGCATGCTGGATTTGATTAGAGACATCATTCTGGCTACAGACTTGGCTCACCACCTTCGCATTTTCAAGGACTTGCAGAAGATGGCTGACG ACGGATACAACCCAAAAAACGGTGCCCACCGCTCCATGCTGCTGTGCCTCTTGATGACATCATGTGACCTGTCGGACCAAACCAAGGGCTGGAAAACCACACGCAAAATTGCT GAGCTGATTTATAAAGAGTTCTTCTCTCAAGGAGATCTG gaaAAAGCCATGGGGAACAGGCCCAGTGAGATgatggacagagagaaagcGTACATCCCGGAACTACAAATAAGTTTCATGGAACATATTGCGATGCCTATTTACAA GCTCTTATCCGAGCTGCTTCCTGAGGCCACTGAGCTGTACGAGAGAGTGGCGGCAAATCGGGAGCAGTGGACCAAAGTGTCCCACAAGTTCACCATCCGTGGGTTGCCTAGCAACAACAGCCTAGACTTCCTGGACCAGGAATATGAGCTTCTGCAGTCCCAGGGGGCTTTCGGGAGCGACGACCACTGCCTCAATGGTTGCCTTGACGATGCAGAAGGAGGAAGGGGTCAGTGA